The following coding sequences lie in one Mycobacterium gordonae genomic window:
- a CDS encoding TIGR03619 family F420-dependent LLM class oxidoreductase has protein sequence MKFYVSSAFLNTREIIEIAKAADVLGYDGLGIPDHVVNLETLQTPYPYTKDGSRRWQPFTDWPDPWVLVGALAQVTTRLKFVTTVYIPAMRNPYSAAKAIGTAAFLASGRIELGIGVGWCREEFELMGEQFAARGKRTEEMIDLMRKLWSPGWTEFDGAFYQAPRLEMQPTPPPIPVYVGGLSDIALRRAARYDGWIGDLIKTEHAIEAVAKLRQLRAEKGLSMEDFTVLTPLTDAFTSADYRRAEEAGITGIITMPWMFYAGPDATLAEKIDGLRRFRKDLALDG, from the coding sequence GTGAAGTTCTACGTCAGCAGCGCCTTCCTGAACACCCGGGAGATCATCGAGATCGCCAAGGCGGCAGACGTACTCGGTTACGACGGGCTCGGGATACCAGACCACGTCGTCAACCTGGAGACGCTGCAGACGCCTTACCCGTACACCAAGGACGGGTCGCGTCGGTGGCAGCCGTTCACCGACTGGCCCGATCCGTGGGTGCTCGTCGGTGCGCTGGCACAGGTCACTACGCGGCTCAAGTTCGTCACCACGGTCTACATTCCGGCTATGCGCAATCCTTATTCAGCGGCGAAAGCGATTGGCACCGCTGCTTTTTTGGCGTCGGGCCGGATCGAGCTCGGCATCGGCGTGGGGTGGTGCCGCGAGGAGTTCGAGCTGATGGGGGAGCAGTTTGCGGCTCGCGGCAAGCGCACTGAGGAAATGATCGACCTGATGCGGAAGCTGTGGTCACCGGGCTGGACCGAATTCGACGGCGCCTTCTATCAGGCGCCGCGCCTGGAGATGCAGCCCACGCCGCCACCGATTCCGGTCTACGTGGGTGGGCTCAGTGACATCGCACTGCGCCGCGCGGCCCGCTACGACGGCTGGATCGGGGACCTGATCAAGACCGAGCACGCGATCGAGGCGGTCGCTAAGCTTCGGCAGTTGCGCGCCGAAAAGGGCTTGTCCATGGAAGATTTCACCGTCCTGACGCCGCTGACCGACGCGTTCACCAGCGCGGACTATCGGCGTGCCGAGGAGGCGGGCATCACCGGCATCATCACCATGCCGTGGATGTTCTACGCCGGGCCGGATGCGACCCTGGCCGAGAAGATCGACGGGCTGCGGCGCTTCCGCAAGGACCTCGCGCTCGACGGCTGA
- a CDS encoding class I SAM-dependent methyltransferase — protein sequence MTVPTATHRRLDQTASLTAQVNAAQRAAESMRPPDRRLIDDPQSRYFVEHPALRAVLSHPWSADAALRVFDRVWGGLHAHIALRVRYADDAYAAAIQAGVDQLVLLGAGFDTSSLRIADAALTVFEVDAPATQAHKRPVVERLASHAQTVWVPCDFERDRLYDRLLDAGFDPARPSLISWLGVSMYLTHDAIDATLSDLTQLCAPGSRLVVDYIRDGVVAVRAPWPGANRITRLVARRGEPYRSDFTERELDAVLVAHGFQPAEHLGVAALLSRYDPTDKSKLAADDWLAVATAYRR from the coding sequence ATGACGGTCCCCACCGCAACGCACAGGCGTCTCGACCAGACGGCAAGTCTGACGGCACAGGTCAACGCGGCGCAGCGCGCCGCAGAATCCATGCGCCCACCCGACCGCCGACTCATCGACGACCCACAGTCTCGCTACTTCGTCGAACACCCCGCACTGCGGGCCGTCCTGTCTCACCCGTGGTCGGCCGATGCCGCGCTGCGGGTCTTCGACCGAGTCTGGGGTGGGCTGCACGCTCACATCGCGCTGCGGGTGCGCTATGCGGACGATGCCTACGCCGCAGCCATCCAAGCGGGTGTCGACCAACTGGTGCTGCTCGGCGCCGGCTTCGACACCTCCAGCCTGCGCATCGCCGATGCGGCACTGACGGTGTTCGAGGTGGATGCGCCCGCTACTCAGGCGCACAAACGCCCGGTGGTCGAGCGGCTCGCATCACATGCCCAAACCGTCTGGGTGCCATGCGACTTCGAGCGCGACAGGTTGTACGACCGGCTGCTCGATGCCGGATTCGACCCGGCCCGGCCCAGTCTCATCAGCTGGCTCGGCGTCAGCATGTACCTCACCCACGACGCCATCGACGCGACGCTGAGCGACCTCACGCAACTTTGCGCGCCGGGAAGCCGACTGGTGGTCGACTACATCCGCGACGGTGTGGTCGCGGTCCGGGCACCGTGGCCGGGCGCCAACCGCATCACCCGGCTGGTGGCCCGACGCGGAGAGCCCTATCGCAGCGACTTCACCGAGCGCGAACTCGATGCCGTCCTGGTGGCCCATGGTTTTCAGCCTGCCGAACACCTGGGCGTCGCCGCACTGTTGAGTCGCTACGACCCGACCGACAAGAGCAAGCTGGCCGCCGACGACTGGTTGGCGGTGGCGACCGCCTATCGGCGCTGA
- a CDS encoding PaaI family thioesterase — translation MTQDAGALGAQFEVLSAVDADRVTALYAPLADAVRDLIDATVRTEVDDDTVAYARGAIEQVTQALRQRTRPVGMSYRVDDRPLPLGNAVVGACNPVAPPLVVHHDGGGRCWADFVLGSAYEGPPKLVHGGVSALVLDHMLGEAASEALSRARFTGTITVKYLRGTPLGPLRSEAWIDRREGVKVFARGFISDARGITVESEGVFIEPSWVREGGNGR, via the coding sequence TTGACCCAGGATGCCGGTGCGCTGGGCGCCCAGTTCGAGGTGTTGAGCGCCGTCGATGCCGATCGGGTGACCGCGCTTTACGCGCCGCTGGCCGACGCCGTCCGCGATCTCATCGACGCGACCGTCCGCACCGAGGTCGACGACGACACCGTTGCGTACGCGCGAGGCGCGATCGAGCAGGTTACTCAGGCGCTGCGGCAGCGCACCCGGCCGGTTGGGATGAGCTACCGAGTCGACGACCGTCCCCTGCCGCTCGGCAACGCGGTCGTCGGCGCATGCAATCCCGTCGCCCCACCGTTGGTCGTGCACCACGACGGCGGAGGGCGGTGCTGGGCCGACTTCGTGCTCGGCTCGGCCTATGAGGGGCCGCCGAAGCTGGTGCACGGCGGCGTCAGTGCGCTCGTGCTCGACCACATGCTGGGCGAGGCGGCCAGCGAGGCGCTGTCCAGGGCGCGGTTCACCGGGACGATCACGGTCAAGTATCTGCGTGGCACGCCCCTGGGTCCGCTGCGCTCGGAAGCCTGGATAGACCGCAGGGAGGGCGTCAAAGTGTTTGCACGCGGCTTCATTTCGGATGCTCGCGGGATCACCGTGGAATCCGAAGGGGTTTTCATCGAGCCCTCCTGGGTGCGGGAGGGTGGGAACGGGCGGTGA
- a CDS encoding MocR-like pyridoxine biosynthesis transcription factor PdxR, with protein sequence MDLHLELPPGRGRRVALESALRQAIREGRLAAGQCLPSSRALAAQFELARGTVVEVYSQLVAEGYLRTRPGAATEVAQGPSTPARVNAPRAAPRVVADFRLGRPDLSMFPRQEWLRALRRALHVTAHAELGPADPRGSPRLRTVLADYLGRVRGVLTSSEHIVICGGFTQGMRLMCDVLAAGAAGSIALENPCLPDHRAIAESAGLSVHPLDVDSGGAQPDRWPAPAAAALLTPAHQAPLGMTLDAQRRTAFTRVAAARAGYLIEDDYDGEFRYDRHPVGALQGLAPEQVVYAGSASKSLAPGLRLGWLALPTDLVERVIEAKRRADRGTDVLAQLAFAELIESGALDRQVRRMRRRYRDRRDALVETLDRCAPGVSVQGVSAGLHAVVSLPGDRTEADVVELARQRKIALTGLAPFWHGTGPRTNGIVVGYGTPAEQEYPRALAHFGQFMKAATQSVWPD encoded by the coding sequence CTGGATCTCCACCTGGAGCTCCCGCCCGGCCGGGGACGCCGGGTCGCACTGGAAAGTGCTTTGCGACAAGCTATCCGGGAAGGACGGCTGGCTGCTGGGCAGTGCTTGCCGTCATCGCGGGCGCTGGCCGCGCAATTCGAGCTGGCCCGCGGAACCGTCGTGGAGGTGTACTCGCAGCTCGTGGCCGAGGGCTATCTGCGGACCCGGCCGGGCGCGGCAACCGAGGTGGCGCAGGGGCCCTCGACGCCGGCCCGGGTCAACGCCCCCCGGGCCGCACCGCGCGTCGTCGCCGACTTCCGGCTGGGCCGTCCCGACCTGAGCATGTTCCCCCGCCAGGAATGGCTGCGTGCGCTGCGGCGGGCTCTGCACGTCACCGCACACGCCGAACTCGGCCCGGCCGACCCGCGCGGGTCGCCGCGGCTGCGCACGGTGCTCGCCGACTATCTGGGCCGGGTACGCGGCGTGCTCACCAGCAGTGAACACATCGTGATCTGTGGTGGCTTCACCCAAGGCATGCGGCTGATGTGCGACGTGCTGGCCGCCGGCGCGGCTGGATCGATCGCGCTGGAAAACCCGTGCCTTCCCGACCACCGGGCCATCGCCGAATCGGCCGGGCTCAGCGTCCATCCGCTGGATGTCGACAGCGGCGGCGCCCAGCCGGACCGATGGCCGGCACCGGCGGCCGCGGCACTGCTCACCCCGGCGCATCAAGCGCCATTGGGGATGACATTGGATGCCCAGCGCCGCACCGCATTCACCCGGGTCGCTGCGGCACGGGCCGGGTATCTGATCGAAGATGACTACGACGGGGAGTTTCGGTACGACCGCCATCCCGTTGGCGCGCTACAGGGCTTGGCGCCCGAGCAGGTCGTCTATGCGGGCAGTGCCAGCAAGAGCCTGGCTCCCGGTTTGCGGCTGGGCTGGCTGGCCCTGCCCACCGATTTGGTCGAGCGGGTGATCGAAGCCAAGCGGCGGGCCGACCGGGGCACGGATGTGTTGGCGCAGTTGGCATTTGCAGAGCTGATCGAGTCGGGGGCCTTGGACCGGCAGGTCCGACGGATGCGGCGCCGCTACCGCGACCGCCGCGACGCGCTGGTGGAAACGCTGGATCGTTGTGCGCCGGGCGTTTCGGTTCAAGGGGTTTCTGCCGGACTACACGCCGTGGTCTCGTTGCCTGGGGACCGTACTGAGGCCGATGTTGTGGAGCTGGCCCGCCAACGCAAGATCGCCCTGACCGGTCTGGCCCCGTTCTGGCACGGAACAGGCCCGCGCACGAACGGGATCGTGGTCGGTTACGGGACACCGGCAGAGCAAGAATACCCAAGAGCATTAGCCCATTTCGGCCAATTCATGAAAGCTGCGACGCAAAGCGTCTGGCCGGATTAG
- a CDS encoding PPE domain-containing protein: protein MTNFAILPPEINSGLMFAGAGSAPLVAAAEAWRSLGEELGLSAASFSAVTTGLTAGGWQGAAAAAMAAAAGPYSAWLEVSAAAATRAAGQAQAIAGIFEAARTATVAPMTVIANRSQIVLLALTNLFGQNAPAIAAIENSYEEMWAQDVAAMSGYHSAAAAAVAQLLPWPESLQDLLRNTGFGGLGIGNRGTGNVGSGNTGSGNMGSGNVGSSNPGSGNTGNANVGSGNIGDGNMGAGNRGNSNLGGGNHGDLNVGAGNEGNQNVGFANIGRGNVGAGNRGEGNLGFANTGITNPDGIGNIGSGNTGSFNRGLANTGDGNWGFANTGNGNVGFGNTGNGNIGIGLTGNNQIGFGALNTGSGNIGFGNSGTGNIGFFNSGTNNVGFFNSGFANVGFENSGTNNTGFQNSGGTGTGFWNTGLEDTGFGNSGSEVTGAFNSGRFSTGFFNSGNQSTGMFNSGRADTGFFNSGRGNTGFFNAGSFNTGFANSGDVNTGGFSSGNLNTGFGSSVNGPGLSSGFGNTGSGTSGFFNQGNSASGFANAGDETSGARNSAPDTSGIENSGFGGSGFWNSSDRGSGFFNGDNNGVGFQNSGFFNIGIRNSGVGNVSEFGIADFGHSGFFHRFVP from the coding sequence ATGACCAATTTCGCCATACTTCCGCCCGAAATCAACTCCGGACTCATGTTCGCCGGTGCAGGATCAGCGCCGCTGGTGGCGGCTGCCGAGGCGTGGCGGTCGCTCGGCGAGGAACTGGGTTTGTCAGCCGCCTCATTCTCCGCGGTGACCACAGGTTTGACAGCGGGTGGTTGGCAGGGTGCGGCGGCGGCGGCGATGGCTGCGGCCGCAGGTCCTTACAGCGCGTGGCTCGAGGTTTCGGCGGCTGCGGCGACCCGGGCCGCAGGTCAGGCGCAGGCGATCGCAGGCATATTCGAGGCGGCACGGACGGCCACCGTGGCCCCAATGACGGTGATTGCCAACCGTTCTCAGATCGTTTTGCTGGCATTGACGAATCTGTTCGGGCAAAACGCGCCGGCAATCGCGGCGATCGAGAACAGCTACGAGGAGATGTGGGCCCAGGATGTCGCCGCGATGTCCGGATACCACAGTGCGGCCGCCGCCGCGGTCGCACAACTGTTGCCCTGGCCGGAGTCGCTCCAAGACCTGCTCCGGAACACCGGATTCGGCGGTCTGGGTATCGGCAACAGGGGCACTGGCAACGTGGGCAGCGGCAATACCGGCAGCGGCAACATGGGCAGCGGCAACGTCGGTAGCTCCAACCCGGGCAGCGGAAACACCGGCAATGCCAACGTGGGCAGCGGAAACATCGGCGATGGGAACATGGGCGCCGGCAACCGCGGCAATTCGAACCTCGGCGGCGGGAACCACGGTGACCTCAACGTGGGCGCCGGCAATGAAGGCAATCAGAATGTCGGCTTCGCCAACATCGGCCGAGGGAATGTCGGTGCCGGCAACAGAGGCGAAGGCAATCTCGGGTTCGCGAATACGGGAATCACCAATCCCGATGGCATCGGCAATATCGGTAGCGGCAACACCGGCAGCTTCAACCGGGGCTTGGCAAATACCGGCGACGGCAACTGGGGATTCGCGAACACCGGCAACGGCAACGTCGGCTTCGGCAATACCGGCAATGGCAACATCGGCATCGGCCTTACCGGCAACAACCAGATCGGCTTTGGCGCCCTGAACACCGGCAGCGGCAATATCGGCTTCGGCAACTCGGGCACCGGCAACATCGGCTTCTTCAACTCCGGCACCAACAATGTGGGCTTCTTCAATTCCGGCTTCGCCAACGTGGGCTTCGAAAACTCGGGAACGAACAACACCGGATTCCAAAACTCGGGCGGCACCGGCACGGGCTTCTGGAACACCGGACTCGAGGACACCGGGTTCGGCAATTCCGGCAGCGAAGTGACGGGTGCGTTCAACTCGGGCCGATTCAGCACCGGTTTCTTCAACTCGGGAAACCAGTCCACCGGCATGTTCAACTCCGGGCGAGCCGACACCGGCTTCTTCAATTCCGGTCGCGGCAACACGGGATTCTTCAATGCCGGCTCCTTCAACACCGGGTTCGCGAACTCGGGTGACGTGAACACCGGCGGCTTCAGCTCGGGCAATCTCAATACCGGTTTCGGCAGCTCAGTCAACGGACCCGGTCTCAGCTCCGGTTTCGGCAACACCGGCAGCGGGACGTCTGGCTTCTTCAATCAGGGCAACAGCGCCTCTGGCTTTGCCAATGCCGGTGACGAGACGTCAGGCGCGCGCAACAGTGCGCCGGATACCTCGGGTATTGAGAATTCGGGCTTCGGAGGGTCGGGATTCTGGAATTCCAGCGATAGGGGCTCGGGATTCTTCAACGGCGACAACAACGGTGTGGGCTTCCAGAACTCTGGATTCTTCAACATCGGTATCCGCAATTCCGGCGTCGGAAACGTCAGTGAGTTCGGTATCGCTGATTTCGGACACTCCGGCTTCTTCCACAGATTCGTCCCGTAG